Within Pseudomonas sp. LBUM920, the genomic segment GTACTCTTATTGCCTACGGCGGCGATCAGGCCGCTACCAGTGCACTGAGAGAGGCGGACTTTGAGCATTATCCATTCCTTCGTAAGCCCTACGCGTTCTCAGTCTGTAGGATCGAGCCGGAGAATAATATTCATATTATTCTCGAGGCCTTCAGTACGGGTAGTTTGCCGTTGGTGATTGTGGGGAACTGGAAACAAAGCGAATACGGTGTAGCCCTGCAGGATAAATACGCGAGCGTCGGGCATCTTCACTTATTGGATCCTATCTACAAAAGTGAAGAACTGAGTCCGTTGCGCAGTAACGCGACCGTCTACATTCACGGTCATAGTGCGGGTGGCACCAACCCGTCCCTGGTTGAGGCCATGTGGCTGAGTTTGCCTGTGATTGCATTCGACGTATCTTTCAATCGTGCGTCTACTGAGGACGGTGCACAGTTTTTTTCGTCCAGCCAGGCACTTGTCGATTGCGCGTCACGTCTTTTTGCCAATGAAACCGAGCGCGCTGAGCTGGGTGGAAAAATGCATGAGATTGCGGTGCGTCGTTATCGTTGGGAAGGCGTCTCTTCTCAATACGACAAATTATTCAAAACGCTTCTTTCATCTGAGAGGACTTAACAATGCTGGATGAAATTAGCGTTAGTTCCGCTCCAGGTGCGCCCACTGTACTTCTTACGGGCGGAACGGGATTTGTAGGGCGCTCAGTGCTGGATGCGTTGGTTAAGGCTCAGTATCAAGTGGTGAATGTAACCCGCAAGACGGTCCCTGCGCCGCTCCCTGGCGTGCAGGATTTTATTATTGATTCGTTGACAGGGGGCATCGACTGGACAGCGCCACTGTCGGGTGTGGACGTGGTCATTCACTCTGCCGGTCGAGCGCACATCATGAACGAAACCCATAGCAATCCATTGCAGGCGTTTCGGGAAGTTAATGTGAACGCTACGCTCAACCTGGCTCGGCAAGCCGCTGACGCCGGCGTTCAGAGATTCATTTATATAAGCTCGGTTAAAGTCAATGGTGAAGAAACCAGCGCTGGCCGTGCGTTTACGCCAAAGGATGTCCCTGCGCCGCTCGACGATTATGGAGTGTCCAAGCTGGAGGCAGAGCAAGCGCTCTTGGAGCTGGCGCGTCATACCTCAATGGACGTCGTCATCATTCGGCCCGTCCTGGTGTATGGGCCAGGCGTGAAAGCCAACTTTGAACGAATGCTCTCTGTCGTTGACAGGAAGCTGCCACTTCCTTTTCGCACGATTGATAACCGAAGAAGCCTTGTCTTCATTGATAATTTGGTCGATTTGATTTGCGTGTGCATCAAACATCCTGCCGCTTCGAACCGCGTGTTCCTGGTAAGCGATGGTGACGATCTGTCTATTGGACAGATTCTGAAAAAGCTCGCCGTGGCGATGAACAAGCCATCCTATGTGTTTGCTTTTCCTTACGCGTTATTGAATGTTGCAGCAGCGATAATCGGCAAGAAAGATTTTTTGCAACGGTTGTGCGGTTCGCTTCAAGTCGATATCACAGACACGCGGGAATGCTTAAACTGGACACCTCCAGTCACTATTGACGAGGCTTTTGCAATCACGGCTCGGCATTATCAAAAAAAGCAGAATGGGCCGTCGCATGGTTAATTTGGCTGAGATGCTTAAGTCCAGGGATAATAATTTTAATTTTATCCGGATGCTTGCGGCATTTTTTGTGTTGGTGTCACACTCGTTTCCGCTATCCCGTGGCGCTACCGAAGTTGAGCCGTTGATGGCTCAGCTTGGAATAACACTCGGTGGTTTAGGCGTATTTACTTTTTTTTGCATATCCGGATTTTTTATATCGCTGAGTTATGAGCGGTCCAAGACCAAAATTGATTTTATCGTGGCGAGATTTTTGAGGTTGTATCCTGCGCTGTTGGTTGTACTGGTGTTAAGCGCCTGGGTAATTGGTCCGTTATTCACTGACTTTAGTTTGCATGATTATTTTTCTTCTAAAGAAGTACATAAATACATCACAGGGAATTTGAAACTGAAAGATATTCACTTTCAGTTGCCAGGCTTGTTTCAGGATAATCCCTATCCCGGAATCAATGGTTCACTATGGACGTTGTATTACGAGGTGCTGCTGTACGCAATGGTGTTTGCGCTCGGTGTTGTCGGTTGTTTGACTCATACTCGTCGGGTTTCGATATTTTTTGTGCTGTATTTTGTGTTTTATACAGTATTCAACCTGTTGCAAAAAAATGAGTACCTGATTGCAGGTTTCCAGCTTCGCACGTGGGTGCAGTGGAGCTTCGCATTTGTCATCGGGATGGTATTTTATGCCTACCGAACCAAGGTTCGGCTGAGCGTCTGGATGTTAGCCCTTGGCTGGTTGGCCGCGCTGTGTTCCTACAGGTCTCCCTTGTTCGTAGAAGTGTTCGTGATCGCATGGAGTTATTCCGTCTTTTTCGTTGCCTTCAACACCCAGTGGTTCGCACGCCAATACAATAAGCTCGGGGATTACTCTTACGGTTTGTACATATATGCTTTTCCTACTCAGGAGATCCTTGCGCACACGTGGAAAGGAATATCGCCCGTTGAAATGATTCTCGTGGCGCTTCCCGTTGCACTGGTTCCGGCTGTCCTGTCGTGGCATTTGATAGAACACCCTTGTATTCTGCGCAAAAAAGCGCTGGCGTCCTGGTTGTCCCTGTCAATCGCCAAATATTCGGGAAAGTTTGCTAAGTATTCGTCTAAACGGTTGTGAATTGAAAGGTTGGTGAAAACATGAAACGTTTTTTTGATCTGGTACTGAGCCTCTTTGCCTTGCTCATACTCTTGATCCCGATCTTGCTTGTTACGCTGGCAGTCAAATTGACGTCAAAGGGGCCTGCACTGTATTGGTCTGACCGCGTAGGGGTGAACAACGTATTGTTCAGGATGCCAAAGTTTCGCTCAATGCGAATTGGTACGCCTGCTGTCGCCACGCATTTGCTGCTCGATCCGTCTAAATACTTGACGCCGATTGGCAACTTTCTTAGAAAGTCCAGCCTCGATGAGTTGCCCCAGCTGTGGAGTATCATCGCAGGTGATATGAGTTTTGTAGGACCAAGGCCCGCGCTTTTTAATCAGGCCGATCTGATTGAGCTGCGTACCGAGCAAGGCGTACACCTCATCCGTCCAGGTCTCACGGGGTGGGCGCAGGTCAACGGCCGTGATGAGTTGCCCATACCGGTTAAGGTTGGCTATGATGCTTTTTACGCGAAAAACATGAGCGTTCTTTTCGACCTTAAAATCTTGTTTTTAACAGCTTTGAAGGTCATTAAACGTGATGGTGTTTCACATTAATACCGTACCAAGTGTTTGATTGGCCGATTCAGGTTGATTATGCAAAGTATGTTTTTTGTTCTGCGTTGTAACGCGATCAACAAAAAATTTTTGATCTGACGCATAGGCGATAGGTGAGTCATGATAAACCGGTTGCGTACGTGGCTATTAAAATTGCCTCGTCATCAAAAACGACTGATTCAGGTATTGGCAGACGTCATACTCGTATTTTTGGCGCTGTGGATGGCGTTTTTAGTCCGTCTCGGAATCGACGAGATGGTCAACCCGGTCAAAATGCACTTATGGTTGTTTCTGGCGGCGCCGGTGGTTGCGATACCTCTGTTCATTCGCTTCGGTATGTACCGCGCTGTCATGCGTTATTTTGGCAATGATGCGTTGGTCGCAATCATCAAGGCCGTCAGTCTTTCTTCTTTAATCCTGGGTGTAGTTGTTTATTGGTATAGCAATCATCAGAACGTGGTGCCCCGGTCGATCATTTTCAACTATTGGTGGTTGAGCTTGATCATGGTCGGTGGCTTGCGTTTGACCATGCGTCAGTACTTTTTAGGCGATTGGTTTGCCGCTGCCCAACATGTCCCGTTTACCAGCCGGGACGACGGTCTTTCACGCGTCGCAATCTATGGTGCCGGCGCGGCGGGGAATCAACTGGTGGCAGCGCTTCGTATGGGGCGAGTGATGCGCCCGGTTGCGTTCATTGACGATGACGCGTCTATTTCGGACCGTGTCATCTCGGGCCTCCAAGTCTATAAGCCCAAGCATATCCAGAGGATGATCGACGCCACGGGCGCACAAGAAATTCTCTTGGCAATCCCGTCCTCCAATCGCGGTCGGCGGCGGGAGATTCTCGGTTTTCTCGAAGGTTTTCCGCTCCACGTTCGTAGCGTCCCGGGGTTTATGGACCTGGCCAGTGGAAGGGTCAAGGTTGACGATATTCAAGAGGTCGATATTGCGGACTTGCTGGGTCGTGATTCGGTGCCTGCGCAAGGCGATTTGCTTGAGCATTGCATCAAGGGGCAGAGTGTCCTTGTCACGGGTGCGGGTGGCTCGATCGGTTCAGAGCTCTGTCGGCAAATTCTGGAGCTTAAGCCTAAAACCTTGCTCTTGTTTGAGCACAGCGAGTTCAATCTCTACAGTATTCTTTCAGAGTTGGAACAGCGTATTACTCGTAAATCGCTACCGGTAAAACTGCTACCCATCCTGGGTTCAGTAAGGGACCCGTCAAAACTGCTGGATGTCATGAAGGCCTGGCGGGTGGATACCGTTTACCACGCTGCCGCCTATAAGCATGTACCCATTGTTGAGCACAACATCGCAGAGGGTGTGCTGAACAATGTTATCGGCACGCTGAACGCGGCGCAGGCGGCGGTTCAAGCGGGCGCATCGAATTTTGTATTGATTTCCACCGACAAGGCAGTGCGCCCAACAAACGTGATGGGCAGCACCAAGCGACTTGCCGAGTTGACGTTACAGGCGTTGAGCCGCGAGCCTGCCCCCGTGCTGTTTGGGGACAAGTCCAACGTGTCGCGGGTGAATAAAACCCGTTTTACGATGGTTCGATTTGGCAATGTATTAGGCTCCTCCGGTTCGGTGATCCCGCTGTTTCACAAGCAGATAAAGTCTGGCGGACCGCTGACGGTCACGCACCCGAAGATCACCCGCTACTTCATGACCATTCCTGAAGCGGCTCAGTTGGTCATCCAAGCGGGTTCCATGGGGCTGGGCGGAGACGTGTTCGTGCTGGATATGGGTGAGCCGGTCAAGATCGTCGAACTGGCTGAAAAAATGATCCATCTGTCAGGGCTGAGTGTGCGGTCCGACAAAAATCCTCACGGCGATATTGCCATTGAGTTTTCCGGTTTGCGGCCGGGCGAGAAGTTATACGAAGAGTTGCTTATCGGAGACAATGTTGTTGCAACGCAACATCCGATGATCATGAGCGCTAACGAGGACTACTTGCCGTGGGAAGTGTTGAAGGTCAAGCTTTCTGAGTTGCTGGCCGCAGTCGATCAAGACGATTTCGGCCGGGTTCGCCAGTTGTTGCGCGACACCGTCAGCGGTTATACGCCGGATGGGGAAATTGTTGACTGGATATATCAGCAGCGTCGGCTTGAGCCATGAGTTTAAAAGTTACAACTTTACGGGTGAGTCACTCTGCCCGAATAGAAAAACACACGCTGTAACCGACTCACTTTTGACTCCCTCCAAACATCACCTAAGTTAGAAAGGCAGCTTCGGAAAGCTGCTTTTCTTCTACCGATGTCATGGAGCGTCACCTATGCAAAACACCTATATCTCTTCCCTGATCTTTGCCTTCCTCGCGAGTGTCTCCGTCGCCACCACCGCAGCCCCATCCGCCAAACCCGAAGCCCCAACGCCTATCGTCGCCCAGATGGCGAAAGTCGAAGAAACGACCAAGGTCAATCTGAACACGGCCGACGCTGAAGTCCTGCGCCGCGATCTGTTCGGCATTGGCGCCGCCAAGGCCAAGGCGATTGTCGCCTATCGCGACAGCAATGGGCCTTTCACTGCGGTAGATGAGTTGCTGGAAGTCAAAGGTATCGGTAAGGCATTGTTGGAGAAGAACCGCGACAGGTTGGCTATTAATTAAGGCTGTAAACCTTGCTCAAAAGGCCGGTCATTGACCGGCCTTTTCTTTGTCTGAGATTTGAGCTTTCAAGTTCTCGCGCACAACTTTCATGATCCGCGTCGCCAACGCTTGGCTCTCTACGCTCCTGGCCAGCACCAATGCCCCTACCAACGTCGACATCAGTACCAGGCTTCGTTCGTCGGCATTCGCGTGATCCAACGTTGATTCAACCTGCCTTAATCGCGCTTCAAGCACAGCATCTGTGGTCGGGCTCTGCTGTCCCCTCAGGCCCAATTCCGAAGACATGGTCGGTAGCGGGCAGCCTTCAGCGGGAGAGGTCTGGTGCCATTCAGACAGGTAGTTGTCTATGAATGCATCCAGCGGCCGTTCCTGGCTGAACAGTGTTTCGCAATGCGCGTCCAGTTCTGCAGCCGCAGCCTGCAGGGCCTTTTCCACCAGATCATCCTTGGACTTGAAATGCGCGTAAAAGCCACCGTGCGTCAGATTGAGTGCTTTCATCAGGGGTTGCAGGCCGGTCGCGCTGATGCCGTCGCGGCGAAAGCGCACTGAGGCTTCCTTGATGATGCGTTGATGAGTCTGGGCTTTATGGTCTGCTGAATAACGCATGGGGCGGCCTCGTGGACGAGCGGGCATGTTAACGAAGTTAAGCTTTTTTACCCATCTACACATCGTTCAGCGGTACTGGCATGAAAAGTGATTACATCTGGTTCAGGGATTGTTCAACAATCGTGAGGTGGTGATGACGCTCAGCTTGTCTCTGGCGGATCAGATTGCACGCGAACTGCGTGCCGACATCATTGGCGGGCGGCTGTTGCCCGGCATGGCGCTGGTCGAGGTAGATCTGGTCAAAATTTATAACGCATCGCGCAATACCATTCGCGAGGCCTTGCACCGTTTGGGGCAGGAAGGGCTTACCCGTTATGTGCGCAACAAAGGCGTGATGGTGCGACGACTGGAACGAGATGAAGTGCGTGACCTGTTCGTTGTACGTCGAACCCTCGAATTGCAGGCTATCGCCCAGAGCGGGGTGCTGACGGATGCTCAGTCCGAGCACATGCAAAACGCAATCGAAGCCACCTCCCTGGCCAGGGAGCGTGAAGACTGGCGGGCGGTGGCGACTCACAGCCTGGCGTTCCACCAACGGATTGTCGGATTGATGCGCAGCCCGCTGTTTGATGAATTTTTCGCCCAGGTGATTGCTCAATTGCGCCTGGTGTTTTGCGCGGCACCCGATGAGCAGCGTTTCCAGTCGCCCTGGCTGGAGCGTGACCAGGAGATCTACGCGTTGCTGGCGGGCGGCAACAAAGCGGCTGCACAGGAGGCGATGAGCCTGTACCTGGACGATTCCGAACGCCTTTCCCTGGCCTTGTTTGATCACCCCTGATGGAGGATTGCCCCATGTATAAAGACTACCCGGCCGCGTACCAGGTCAGCAAAGGTTCTGCGCTGCAGGTTGATACCGCGTTCTATGAGCGCATTCGTGATCGTGCGGACCAATGCACATTGATCGAGCAGTTCGAAGTGCCGATCCGTACGGGCAGGGCGTGGAAGGTGCCGGCTGGGCATGTGTTCCGTGTTACCACGCCGGTTGGGCCACAAGTGGGTGACTTCAACGTGTGGAATGCCAACGATCCTCGCGAACGTCTTTGGGCCGCACGCACCCGCCAGTTACAAGGCGCACATGTCAGCACTCATGATCGACTGTGGTCGAACCTGCCGTTTCTGCGGCCGCTGGTGACCATCACCGATGACAGCCTGGCGAGTTATGGCATCGACGAGCATGGCGGACGCCTGCACGATTTGCTCGGCACGCGCTGCGATCCGTATGTGAATCGCATGCTCACCGGCGAAGACTTTCATCACCATTGCCACTCAAACCTGACGCGCGCGGTGCTGCCCCACGGCCTGACGGAGTTCGACGTGCATGACGTGCTGAACATTTTCCAATGCACCGGCCTCAATCACGACGACATGTACTTCATGAAAGCCTGCCCGGCGCAGAAGGGCGACTACCTGGAGTTTTTTGCCGAGATTGATTTGCTCTGCGCTTTATCGACGTGCCCTGGCGGGGATTTGTCGCTGCCGATGTGGGGGCCGGACGCGCAGGATCCGTTAACGGTGTGTCGCCCGTTGGGTGTGGAGATTTATCGCCTGGAGGAGGAGTTGCTCAATGGCTGGAGCCAGCCTGAGCGTGCTGCCTACAAGGGGCAGCACGGATTGCATATTGCCAAGGCGGCGTGGGAGTAGCGGCAGCTTCAGCGGTCCTGGGCGTCCTTTGAGTCTGCCTGGGCGTTGCGCTCGGCCACGCGTTTGCGTTGTTCGTCGGTGAGTTCCACCTTGTTGGCGCTGTCACGCAGCATCAATAAACCACCGACGATCGAACCGATCGCGACCACTAAAATCAACCAGGCATACCACGGCATAGGGCTCTCCTTGAGGCAGCAAACCGTGGGGAAATTTCCCACGGTAATAGCTGCTTTGAGTAACGGGCTATCTTAGTAGTTCATTGTAGGCCCGTTATGCTCCAGTAGCCTCAGAGCCCCGTCAACATCGCATCGGCCGGTGCGTCGGCACGGTCTTGTGCAGTCAGCTGGAAGTAGATGAATCCCACCAGCATAAAGCCCAGGAAGATCAGCCCGATCAGCGCGTTGAACCAGGCCATGGCCACCAGGCAGACCACCGCCAACACCAGCGCTATGCCGGGCACGATCGGATAGCCCGGCGCACGGAAGGTGCGCTCCAGCAGTGGCTCGGTCTTGCGCAGTTTGAACAGGCTGAGCATGCTCATGATGTACATCACGATGGCACCGAACACCGCCATGGTGATCATCGCGGCGGTCAGCGTCATGCCGCCCAGGTTGATCAGGCCGTCGCTGTAGATGGCGGCGATGCCGACCACACCGCCGGCGATAATTGCCCGGTGCGGTGTCTGAAAACGCGACAGTTTGGCGAGGAAGGAGGGCAGGTAGCCGGCGCGCGCGAGGGCGAAGAACTGGCGCGAGTAGCCCAGGATGATGCCGTGAAAACTCGCCACCAGGCCGAACAGGCCGATCCACACCAACATGTGCAGCCAGCCGGAGCTGTCGCCCACCACGGTTTTCATCGCTTGCGGCAACGGGTCATTGATATTCGACAGCGTGCGCCAGTCGCCCACGCCGCCGGCAAAGAACATCACGCCCATGGCCAGCACCACCAGCGTCAGGATCCCGCTGATGTAGGCTTTGGGGATGGTGCGCTTGGGGTCCTTCGCTTCCTCGGCAGCCATCGCTGCACCTTCGATGGCAAGGAAGAACCAGATGGCGAAAGGAATGGCCGCAAACATCCCGGCTATCGCCGGCGCGCCGAAGGTGTCGGACCCGGCCCAGCCATTGAGGGCGAAGTTGCTGAAGCTGAACGCCGGCGCTACCACGCCCATGAACACCAACAGTTCGGCGACGGCGAGCACGCATACCACCAACTCGAAGGTGGCCGCGAGTTTCACCCCAAGAATATTCAGGCCCATGAAGACGATATAGGCACCGACGGCCGCGTGTTTGGGGTCGAGTGCCGGAAACTGCACATTCATATAGGCGCCGATGGCCAAGGCAATTGCAGGCGGGGCGAAGACAAATTCGATCAACGTCGCCAGGCCTGCGATCAAGCCGCCTTTCTCACCGAATGCGCGACGGCTGTAGGCAAATGGGCCACCTGCGTGAGGAATCGCCGTAGTGAGTTCGGTGAAGCTGAATATAAAGCAGGTGTACATGGCGGCGACCATCAGCGAGGTCACCAGAAAGCCCAACGTACCGGCGACGCCCCAGCCGTAGCTCCAGCCGAAGTACTCGCCGGAAATCACCAAGCCGACGGCAATGCCCCACAGATGCAGGGTGCCCAAGGTGGGTTTGAGTTGTGTATTCATCGTGTTGCTCTCCCTGAACCGTTTGGAATGATTCAAGGTGTTGCAGCGGCCATGCCAGTGCGCCATTCATTGTCGTAAAGACGCCGAACTGTCGTCGAGGAGACGGTTTGGCGTTTGAAATCTTCTGTCATTGCACCAGTTGAGTGCAGGGGCGTTTGAGCTGCCGTCATCGCGGGCAAGCCCGGCTCCCACAGGTAACCGCAATCCCCTGTGGGCGCCGGGCTTGCCCGCGATGAGGCCCCAACAGCCTCCACCGACCTCTGTAAACCCCGCATAAACCCACTCTTTACGCCGTCTTTACGCCCGGCCCCCAGCGTCGCTCTCGTTCCTTTACGCCACTCCTGCGGACAATTGACTCACACGCGGCAATCGCCGCAAAACGGAGAGACTTCCATGAGCGTTCTGGACGGGGTGTCACTGCTATTGGCCGTGGCGCTGTTCATTTATCTGCTGGTTGCGCTGTTACGCGCGGATCGGAACTAGGAGCAGGCTATGCACAGTTATGACTATTGGCTGATCATCGCCTTCTTTGCCGTGGTGCTGGTGCCGGCACCGTTCCTGGGAAGGTTCTATTACAAGGTGATGGAAGGCCAGCGCACCTGGCTCACGCCGGTGCTCGGCCCGGTTGAGCGCGCGTGTTATCGCCTGTCCGGCGTGGACGAGCATCAGGAACAGAGCTGGCAGAAGTACACACTGGCGCTGTTAGCGTTCAATCTGGCCGGTTTCGTGTTGCTGTTCGCTGTGCTGTTGTTCCAGGAATATCTGCCACTGAACCCGCAGAAATTGCCGGGTCAGGAATGGACGCTGGCCTTCAACACCGCGGTCAGTTTCATGACCAACACCAACTGGCAGAACTACAGCGGTGAAGCCTCCCTGAGCTACCTCAGCCAGATGATCGGCCTCACCGTGCAGAACTTCGTCAGCGCCGCCACTGGCCTGGCTGTGCTGGTCGCGCTGTGCCGTGGGATCGGGCGCAAATCCACCAAGACCCTGGGTAACTTCTGGGTCGACATGACCCGCGCTACCCTCTACGGCCTGTTGCCATTGTGCCTGGTGTTCGCGCTGTTCCTGGTGTGGCAGGGCGTGCCGCAAACCTTCGCGCACTACGTGAACGCCGTGACGATGCAGGGCGTGGACCAAGTGATCCCACTCGGCCCGGCGGCCAGCCAGATTGCGATCAAGCAACTGGGCACCAACGGCGGCGGGTTCTTCGGTGTCAACTCGGCGCATCCGTTTGAAGACCCGACGGCGTGGGCCAACCTGTTCGAGCTGTCGGCAATCATCCTGATCCCGGTGGCGTTGGTGTTCACCTTCGGTCACTACGTGAAGGACCTGCGTCAGAGCCGCGCGATTCTGGGCTGCATGCTGGCGCTGTTCCTGATCGGCGGCGCGACGTCGATGTGGGCCGAATACCAGCCCAACCCGACTCTGAACAACCCAGCGGTTGAACAAACCGCACCGCTGGAAGGCAAAGAGGCGCGCTTCGGCACCACCGGCACAGTGTTGTGGTCGGTGGCCACCACGGCGGCGTCCAACGGTTCGGTCAATGGCATGCAAGACAGCCTCAACCCGCTGACCGGCATGGTGGCACTGGTCAACATGATGGTCGGCGAAGTGATCTTCGGCGGCGTCGGCGCCGGTATGTACGGCATGTTGCTCAACGTGTTGATCGCGGTGTTCCTCGCCGGCTTGATGATCGGCCGCACCCCGGAATACCTCGGCAAGAAGCTGCAGGCCAAGGAAGTGCAATTGCTGGTCGTGACCTTGCTGGTGATGCCAATCGGCACGCTGGTGCTGGGCGCCATCGCTGCCAGCCTGCCAGGTCCGGCGGGTGCCATCAGCAACCCCGGCCCGCACGGTTTCAGTCAGTTGCTGTATGCCTACACCTCGGCCAGTGCCAACAACGGTTCGGCGTTCGGCGGTTTCAGTGCCAACACCGCGTTCCACAACCTGATGTTGAGCCTGTCGATGTTGCTGGGGCGTTTCGGATACATCCTCCCGGTACTGGCCCTGGCCGGCAGCCTGGCGATGAAAAAGACCGCTCCGATTGGCCAGAACAGCTTCCCTACGCATGGCCCGCTGTTCGTGACCCTGTTGACCGTGACCATTTTGCTGGTGGGCGGCCTGACTTTCCTGCCGACACTGGCACTGGGCCCAATCGCTGAACATCTGAGCATGGGCTTCTGAGGGATATGAAAATGAATATGCCTGCAAAAAATGCGGCCCCGGTGCACACCCAGGAGCCCGCCAAAACCGCCATCTCTGCCTTGTGGCGCCCGGCGCTGGGCCAGGCGTTCGTCAAGCTGGACCCGCGCCAGCTGCAACGTTCGCCGGTGATGCTGGTGGTCGAACTGACCGCCATCCTCACCACCGTGTTGTGCTTCGTGCCCGACACCGCCGTGCCGACGTTTGTCGCCGTGCAGATCGCCGTGTGGTTGTGGTTCACCGTGCTGTTCGCCAACTTCGCCGAAGCCTTGGCCGAAGGTCGCGGCAAGGCTCGCGCCGACAGCCTCAAGGCTGGCAGTGAAGGCCTCAGCGCACGTCGCAAGGAGGCCGACGGCAGCTTCAAGGTCGTGCCGGCCACCAGCTTGCGCAAAGGCGACGTCGTACGCGTCGCCGCCGGAGAAATGATCCCCGGTGACGGTGAGGT encodes:
- the eat gene encoding ethanolamine permease translates to MNTQLKPTLGTLHLWGIAVGLVISGEYFGWSYGWGVAGTLGFLVTSLMVAAMYTCFIFSFTELTTAIPHAGGPFAYSRRAFGEKGGLIAGLATLIEFVFAPPAIALAIGAYMNVQFPALDPKHAAVGAYIVFMGLNILGVKLAATFELVVCVLAVAELLVFMGVVAPAFSFSNFALNGWAGSDTFGAPAIAGMFAAIPFAIWFFLAIEGAAMAAEEAKDPKRTIPKAYISGILTLVVLAMGVMFFAGGVGDWRTLSNINDPLPQAMKTVVGDSSGWLHMLVWIGLFGLVASFHGIILGYSRQFFALARAGYLPSFLAKLSRFQTPHRAIIAGGVVGIAAIYSDGLINLGGMTLTAAMITMAVFGAIVMYIMSMLSLFKLRKTEPLLERTFRAPGYPIVPGIALVLAVVCLVAMAWFNALIGLIFLGFMLVGFIYFQLTAQDRADAPADAMLTGL
- the kdpF gene encoding K(+)-transporting ATPase subunit F, encoding MSVLDGVSLLLAVALFIYLLVALLRADRN
- the kdpA gene encoding potassium-transporting ATPase subunit KdpA, which produces MHSYDYWLIIAFFAVVLVPAPFLGRFYYKVMEGQRTWLTPVLGPVERACYRLSGVDEHQEQSWQKYTLALLAFNLAGFVLLFAVLLFQEYLPLNPQKLPGQEWTLAFNTAVSFMTNTNWQNYSGEASLSYLSQMIGLTVQNFVSAATGLAVLVALCRGIGRKSTKTLGNFWVDMTRATLYGLLPLCLVFALFLVWQGVPQTFAHYVNAVTMQGVDQVIPLGPAASQIAIKQLGTNGGGFFGVNSAHPFEDPTAWANLFELSAIILIPVALVFTFGHYVKDLRQSRAILGCMLALFLIGGATSMWAEYQPNPTLNNPAVEQTAPLEGKEARFGTTGTVLWSVATTAASNGSVNGMQDSLNPLTGMVALVNMMVGEVIFGGVGAGMYGMLLNVLIAVFLAGLMIGRTPEYLGKKLQAKEVQLLVVTLLVMPIGTLVLGAIAASLPGPAGAISNPGPHGFSQLLYAYTSASANNGSAFGGFSANTAFHNLMLSLSMLLGRFGYILPVLALAGSLAMKKTAPIGQNSFPTHGPLFVTLLTVTILLVGGLTFLPTLALGPIAEHLSMGF